The genomic DNA CCCATAGCTAATTTGAATAACactgaaaattttgtttcaacaattgaaCATCCTCAAAGAGAAATAGAGGCAGCAATgcatattataaaataattttgccAGAATATCAGTTTTAACAAACATGGTTAAAAAGTTCGAAGTAGAAAAATTTTACcaacaaaaatttaagtaaaCCCATAGTCTTCATTGTAAAAAGGGGCAAAAAACTTATAACATGTagttaacttaaaattttgtcattttcaacTTTAAGAGAAAAAGATATTGAATGTACAGATCTATATTACTATAAGAAAGAGATATTATATGTACGTGTTTACATCGATTTATCCTTTTCATCCCTTTGcattctcggcaaccaaacagaaaataaagagtTATCAAGAATAAACCAATTACACACAAAAATGCAGTACCATGATACCTTTACATTATCCTTCAgcttctcagcaaccaaacagggcAAAAGGTACATtctaataaaaatacaatactTCTCCAGAAATGTTCTAGAATATCCACCATCAACGCATCCATTGCACAAACTAACCAAGAGATCTACcccaaaagaaaactttatttcAAAGTAAAtctccccaaaaaataaataagcaacAGATCTGTCCTAAACTTCTATGGAGAGAGCAAGAGTCAAGGCTTCACAGAGAGAAAGCACAAATCTAGGTCAAGGAGAAACCCTATCTTGCTGAAACGATACCGATCAGCCATCACATTTCACACATAGATCAACAACCATACACATATAAACAgcttcagagagagagagagagagagcataaaTTTATCTTAAGAAGAAACACTATCTAGCTGAAAAACGATACTGATCGGCGATTGCATTTTACACAAAGAtcaacaagcaaaaacaaacacacacatgcacaaacacacacacacacatactcATACACATACACAGCGCGCATATGCATACAcaagcaaaaaatatatatacaccgaAATTTAGAAAATCAGTTCAAACTCAAAGAAGTAGTAATGCATGAAGAACAAAACGCAAGAAAGGTACACATACATGCACAGAATGCAAGGAAATAGGGTTTTGGTCACATGGCGAGttaagagagagaagagtgtATCGCAGGCAATACCTGCGGATCCTGGCCGGAGAAGGACGAAAAAATGCCGGAAATAGCGAGGTTCACGGTGGAACTCGCCGGCGATTGGGAAGCAAGCGCTTAGGGTTTGAGTGGCACAGACAGTGATATATGTGAGAGAGACTGAGAGGAGAAAATGCTTGGAGAAGAAGCTTTGGACGGACTATATATGGACTTTATACAGGTAGGTCCACCAAAGGTCTCGGAccccaaatttttattaaattaggTTTTATAAGATTTTGAAATTCGGAAATGGAAAGGAAAGTTTATCCGAAAAGTGTGATACGAATGAGagtgtatatattttttttgtttggcaaaatattttgaagtgatataaattatttaaatttttttgaatatttttgtgagtgttttatgctttaatttattagttaatctttttatttaaaaaaataaaagaaagaaagaaaagaaaaaaattatcaaacaaagcATAACTTCATAGGATGGTTCTTTACTTTTATGGCAAAATGGCTCTTTAATTGTGATTGGGAATTTGGAATTGTTTGTGAAtgaataatacttttttttttttttaacatattcatGCAAGAGGGGAAAATGAGATTCGAACTAACGGCCTCCGCTTCATGGGGCGTGATCTTCAGCCAATTGAGTTATTCATtggggacttttttttttaatttaatactACTCCTACTTTCTTTATCATTTGctttaatctttgttttatttcatatattgtgttacattttttaaaaaatttaaatgatgtaataacatatttattatgtgataatatatacattattatatttgtaaaactacttaacaataaaataaatcatttctattttatttttatttttttttgaaatgaactCAAATGATTCTTGACTTTGttggataatatttttttttttacaaataaaaatattaacaaacaatccaaCACACAAAACACTTATAAAATGCTTAAAACTATATTAAtctttatattatttcaaaatactttttcaagtaaaaagcaaaaaataccacctaaaaaacattaacaaatagaaCCTCATTACTTGCCATGAAAGTTTTGGATGAATTATTTGTGAGAAGTACTACTATAGTactatctcttttcttttcttttttttctctttctgagCTGTAAGATGTACTATCTAGTTTTCAGCCTTGAATTTGGATTTAGATCCTTCGAGGCTCTACATTCTTTTTCAAGAAGCCAACTCATGCTCTGGTTGTTTTTGGCCATTTTAGGCCCTACCAAACAAAGACTTATGGGCCTATAACAACAGGTATCACAATCTGAAAACACCCCACATGCATTTATGATTCTCCAATGTAACAGATACTGAACTTAATGTGCACGCTGGGAGCGTTTTTTAAATGTCACTAATCATATAATAAACATATCTCATAGTCAATGAAGTGTTATTTGCTATGTCCTTGGATTTAGATCGGAAAATCTTATGTAAGAAAGCACCCAAGTTTTACTTTGTTATAAAATATTAGGTATCTGTTGATATTGTTTGGACGCTTGCTCAAAATGAATGAACTCATATATTCATAGGCTGGTTTTAGTTCCAAAGTCGGTGGGGATACTAGTTATATATCCTTGCTTGCATTTACATTTGTAGGcatgaatataattagtgattCGGCAATTGATTATACATAGTTGAAGATTCAACTTCTACACTTCTGCCATTTGCTTCACGTTGATTGGGTAGCAATCTGAAGGTGGGCTAATATAAGCCGGAATCAACTTCTACACTTCTGCCATTTGCTTCACATTGATTGGGTAGCAATCTGAAGGTGGGCCAATATAAGCCCTTCGAGCAATGATCTGATTTGCAGCTTGGGTTGGATGGAACGCATCCCAGAAGACATATTTGTCTCTATTCAAGCATGGGATTGCCAATGGAAGGCAAGTTATCTGTCCTTGGTTCCTTCCAATACCACAACATCCTTTATCGACCACACTGAATCCTACAACACATAAAACCACATAACTTGAAATGAGTaaaggctatttttttttttacgctCATTTGACACGGGTTGATGTAAtgtgttttaagtaactttttaTATTAAGCACTTAAAACGCGCGACGTCAGCCGATGTAAAACGAGTAATATTGCtcataaaaaattggaaaatgctGCCCTAAATTAGTTCATGAAGGGATGGATGGGGTTTAAGTTCATACCAAAACTATCAAGATTGTTAAGTATGTCGGTGAAGACTTCAAAGGTATTTCCATAAACGAAAATGGACCCAGGATGGCTTCTAGTTAGCTGATCCACAAGAGATCTTAGCCGAGTGTTGAATAGTCCGACAATGTCATTAACAAATGATACACATTTTCCCGCCGGAGCAGCACCTGAGGCCAGTTGGTTAGGAATGCAACCAAGTGGCCCAACTCCTGCCAACAAGAACTTTCTAAGACCAAAGCTTTGAAGtgcctgcaaaaaaaaaaaagagaaacaaaatcaaaagctTCATCTGCTTCATGAAAAGTATgggataaaagaaagaaaaatgtccAAACATATATCGCTTTTTGTACGACAAGGATCCCCGAAATTTTTTGTCCGAATTTTACAGAATTCGAGCCAGGAGTGAGAGAGGAAGTTGGAAATTTCATAACTGAGTAAATcatatttttccataccaataTGTGGCTTGTGTAGCGGCCGATAAGAAGATCGGCGTAGTCTACAGGGTTGTAATTGGAGCTTGTGGTGTAAAATGTGGGCAAGAGATAATTATTTATGTAATCATTGCTACCAAGGATCATCACAGCTAAAGCCCTGCCCAAATATTGACTCAATTGTTTTTCGTCCATTTGGCTCTTTAGTTGGTTCAAGGTGGTTTCAAAATTTTGCACCTGCTGCCTTAAGCTAAACCGATCTCCCTGTTTCATGCAGATATGCATATTGTTGGGTAAAAAATGGGCCCAAAAAACATTGTAAGATATgtctaaattatatatagaagACATTACAAGTTGTCTTCCAGTCTCATCAAGAATCCCAGCAGCAGCCGAAGCATAGTTTACTCCATTAATAACTTTAATCTCTGATGTTAAAGTACTTGTAAAGGCTGGAAGATAAGGAAGACCCACCAATTCCCCTGCAATTTTCAAACACAACAGCAATAGTGAAatacatattattaaatttgaggtGGCAATTCAGTGGACCAGACATGTCATGTAAGTCttgaaaaagtaaaacaaaagtaATTTAGGGATGGCCAAACAGCCACCCCGTCACT from Corylus avellana chromosome ca6, CavTom2PMs-1.0 includes the following:
- the LOC132185711 gene encoding GDSL esterase/lipase At5g08460: MDVPAAAALVLGIIFILASPNESAQQFSGMFVFGDSLVDDGNNNFLNSLAKANYLPYGIDFYDGPSGRFCNGKTIIDFLGELVGLPYLPAFTSTLTSEIKVINGVNYASAAAGILDETGRQLGDRFSLRQQVQNFETTLNQLKSQMDEKQLSQYLGRALAVMILGSNDYINNYLLPTFYTTSSNYNPVDYADLLIGRYTSHILALQSFGLRKFLLAGVGPLGCIPNQLASGAAPAGKCVSFVNDIVGLFNTRLRSLVDQLTRSHPGSIFVYGNTFEVFTDILNNLDSFGFSVVDKGCCGIGRNQGQITCLPLAIPCLNRDKYVFWDAFHPTQAANQIIARRAYIGPPSDCYPINVKQMAEV